Proteins encoded within one genomic window of Armatimonadota bacterium:
- a CDS encoding Gfo/Idh/MocA family oxidoreductase, producing the protein MPLKIGIVGVGNIGSIHAQCYKDNPKCEVVACCDIIPERADAGAQRFGGKAFYSVKEMLASGIELDACSMCTRGEENGGDHYVPTMELLEAGIPTLGEKPISNNIEEGKEMVALAKKKKIPYAINLNHRFTPAALRAKEWIESGRLGTLYMINMRMWINNPVETSPWFHLRALHPHSFDVMRYFCGDVKSVAAFLKKGDGRICYSNAQILVHFENGVVGCLTGSYDAGGSYGLERCEVVGSKGRFVLEDACEHLTFYPRDSIEYETYSYLGGMRSFSETFKSRISKWVDQLEEKTPSDKIDGSGEDALKAQLIIEAAIKSWETHSIVDL; encoded by the coding sequence ATGCCTCTAAAGATTGGCATTGTCGGCGTTGGAAATATTGGCAGTATTCATGCTCAATGCTACAAGGACAACCCTAAATGTGAAGTAGTGGCTTGTTGCGACATAATTCCTGAAAGAGCAGATGCGGGCGCCCAGAGATTTGGTGGGAAGGCTTTTTACAGCGTAAAGGAAATGCTCGCTAGTGGTATAGAACTTGATGCATGCTCAATGTGCACAAGAGGAGAGGAAAATGGTGGCGATCATTATGTTCCGACGATGGAACTTCTTGAGGCAGGCATCCCGACTCTAGGTGAAAAACCAATTTCAAACAATATCGAAGAAGGCAAGGAAATGGTCGCCTTGGCAAAAAAGAAAAAAATCCCCTATGCAATCAACCTAAACCATCGTTTTACTCCAGCGGCTCTCAGAGCTAAAGAGTGGATTGAATCCGGCCGTCTAGGAACGCTCTACATGATAAATATGCGCATGTGGATAAATAACCCCGTCGAGACTTCACCTTGGTTTCATTTGAGAGCGCTCCATCCGCACTCGTTTGACGTAATGCGATATTTCTGCGGTGATGTAAAAAGTGTTGCAGCATTTCTAAAGAAAGGCGATGGGCGCATTTGCTATTCAAATGCGCAAATTCTAGTTCATTTTGAAAACGGCGTTGTCGGCTGTCTGACTGGGAGTTATGACGCTGGAGGAAGCTATGGATTGGAAAGATGTGAAGTTGTAGGCTCCAAAGGGCGCTTTGTTCTTGAGGATGCTTGCGAGCATCTAACCTTCTATCCGCGCGATAGCATTGAGTATGAAACCTACTCTTATCTCGGCGGGATGCGTTCTTTCAGCGAGACCTTCAAGAGCCGCATTTCAAAATGGGTTGATCAGTTGGAGGAAAAAACTCCTTCCGATAAAATTGACGGCTCCGGAGAAGATGCCCTGAAAGCTCAACTTATCATCGAGGCGGCGATTAAATCGTGGGAGACGCACAGTATCGTAGATTTGTAG
- a CDS encoding sugar phosphate isomerase/epimerase — translation MIKLGVNSVLFGGYDFATACKYIKSAGYDGVEISAIKGMCEHLDLDNWKTQASDLRKIVKDNGLEFLSMEEAALDEDRLMKAFEAGAEIGIPIINIGPGGKSDVEEDFMRQTDLMAKMSEKAESFGVTLCVKAHVGACIYNTPTTLKAIERIKSPAFGIDMDPSHIYRAGENPAEALRRVINSVRHIHIRDCKGRGPSPGSPKEQACGRGDIDLMEYCRVMVEDGYSGPVCLEVIGALEMSMPEVCIIAAESYGYLNACLKALGAR, via the coding sequence ATGATCAAACTGGGCGTAAACTCAGTTCTTTTTGGTGGTTATGATTTTGCAACCGCATGCAAATACATCAAATCCGCCGGATACGACGGAGTTGAGATTTCAGCAATCAAAGGCATGTGCGAGCACTTGGACCTAGATAATTGGAAAACACAAGCAAGCGACCTTCGTAAAATCGTAAAGGATAATGGGCTCGAGTTTCTTTCAATGGAAGAGGCAGCATTAGATGAAGATCGCCTGATGAAGGCATTTGAAGCGGGGGCGGAAATTGGCATTCCAATTATTAACATAGGACCAGGTGGGAAGTCGGATGTAGAAGAAGACTTCATGCGCCAGACCGACTTAATGGCAAAGATGTCAGAGAAAGCGGAATCTTTTGGCGTAACTTTGTGTGTGAAGGCTCATGTTGGCGCATGTATTTACAACACACCCACCACTCTTAAAGCAATTGAAAGAATCAAATCTCCAGCATTTGGAATAGATATGGACCCAAGCCATATCTACCGTGCTGGAGAGAATCCTGCAGAGGCACTTCGGCGTGTAATTAACAGCGTTAGACATATTCATATCCGCGATTGCAAAGGACGGGGGCCAAGCCCTGGCTCGCCGAAGGAACAGGCGTGTGGACGTGGAGATATCGACCTAATGGAATATTGCCGAGTAATGGTCGAAGATGGATACTCGGGGCCAGTGTGTCTGGAGGTCATAGGCGCATTAGAAATGTCTATGCCGGAAGTTTGCATAATTGCGGCTGAGAGCTATGGATACCTAAATGCTTGCTTGAAAGCCTTAGGAGCACGGTGA
- a CDS encoding UDP-glucose/GDP-mannose dehydrogenase family protein, producing the protein MNICIIGTGYVGLVTGTVFADLGNEVTCVDIDAEKIKSLQHGIMPIYEPGLEEMVSRNVDDGRLFFTTDLGEGVLPADVVFIAVGTPPGPNGEPDITQVIEAAKGIAQYIQRYKVIVNKSTVPIGTGNLVKEVIEQNQRSAVDFDVVSNPEFLREGSAIYDTLNPDRIIIGAPSQTSAMKLIELYAPLERPMLITDVTSAEIIKYVSNAFLAAKISFINLVAELCEAAGGDVVQVAKGMGYDKRIGEHFLQAGLGFGGSCFGKDLKALIHTSEKLGCNADLFKWVLSVNDAQPLRFVNKIKDVLGGLEGKTIGILGVAFKPNTDDMRDARSIEIINKLLAEGANVQVYDPVAMENCRRIIPNITYCDNAYEVAVGADAVLLVTEWNEFRFLNLDKIRQSMKRPVFFDGRNLYDPQRMQKLGFEYYCIGRASNCRRPI; encoded by the coding sequence ATGAATATTTGCATAATTGGAACAGGTTATGTTGGTCTAGTTACTGGGACTGTTTTCGCGGACCTCGGTAATGAGGTAACGTGTGTTGACATTGATGCTGAAAAGATTAAATCACTTCAGCATGGAATTATGCCAATCTACGAGCCAGGCCTTGAGGAGATGGTCTCTCGCAATGTAGATGATGGCCGTTTGTTCTTTACAACAGATCTTGGCGAGGGAGTATTGCCCGCGGATGTTGTCTTTATAGCCGTAGGAACACCACCCGGTCCTAATGGCGAACCGGATATAACCCAAGTAATTGAGGCAGCGAAAGGCATAGCACAGTATATCCAAAGGTACAAGGTGATAGTTAACAAGAGCACTGTTCCAATTGGTACTGGAAATCTTGTTAAAGAAGTCATTGAACAGAACCAACGTTCCGCAGTAGACTTCGATGTTGTATCGAACCCCGAGTTTTTAAGAGAAGGGTCGGCAATCTACGATACCCTAAATCCTGATCGTATTATCATTGGAGCACCCTCCCAAACTTCCGCTATGAAGCTGATTGAGCTATACGCGCCTCTCGAGCGGCCTATGTTAATAACTGACGTAACAAGCGCTGAGATTATCAAATATGTTTCGAATGCATTCCTTGCAGCGAAAATTTCCTTTATTAATTTGGTTGCGGAGTTATGCGAAGCGGCCGGTGGAGACGTTGTTCAAGTTGCCAAAGGGATGGGTTATGACAAGCGTATTGGAGAGCACTTTTTGCAAGCCGGACTTGGCTTTGGCGGCTCGTGTTTTGGTAAGGACCTAAAAGCGCTCATTCATACATCTGAGAAACTTGGGTGCAATGCCGACCTTTTCAAATGGGTGCTTAGCGTCAATGATGCACAACCTTTGCGTTTTGTAAATAAAATCAAAGATGTTTTAGGAGGGTTGGAAGGCAAAACAATAGGAATTTTAGGCGTTGCATTTAAACCAAATACAGATGATATGCGCGACGCAAGGTCAATTGAGATAATCAACAAACTTCTAGCCGAAGGAGCTAATGTTCAAGTATATGACCCTGTAGCAATGGAAAATTGCCGGCGGATTATACCAAACATTACTTATTGTGACAATGCTTACGAAGTAGCGGTAGGCGCGGATGCGGTTTTATTGGTAACAGAGTGGAACGAGTTCCGCTTCTTAAATTTAGATAAAATACGGCAGTCAATGAAACGACCAGTTTTCTTTGACGGCCGCAACCTCTATGATCCTCAACGCATGCAAAAATTAGGGTTTGAATATTATTGCATCGGACGTGCTTCCAACTGCAGGCGTCCTATATAA
- a CDS encoding tetratricopeptide repeat protein — MKVKTSSSVSEFYNRGIALFDHGLYAEAISEFQRVLDSDCDENLPERKLAAWYMGEAYANLGIAQAKMNAYAQAEESLKFALMLHPEYPDLHFQLALIYYNQGLYDNAEAELTKALQINPKYARAIFYLGLARILKGQPEGLNDIKSAVRLEPAYCDERYREALELYNHGKHNRAIQLLEEVAKTDIDEIEYHLEKGLALMNKQMYLEAADAFLQAISICPQYADLRNYLGICYLKQGLADLAIVQFRKALDINPRFIGARLNLAAAYDAVGDRDLCISELENVLAIDPENPEAERRIAKLKGCAKA; from the coding sequence GTGAAAGTAAAAACATCAAGCTCAGTGAGCGAATTCTACAACCGAGGAATTGCTTTATTTGACCATGGCTTGTATGCCGAGGCAATAAGCGAATTTCAGAGGGTTTTGGACTCCGATTGCGATGAAAACTTACCTGAGCGGAAGCTTGCAGCTTGGTACATGGGTGAGGCATATGCAAATCTGGGAATAGCTCAAGCAAAGATGAACGCTTATGCCCAAGCAGAGGAGTCCTTAAAATTCGCTCTAATGCTACACCCTGAATATCCTGATTTGCATTTTCAACTTGCTTTGATTTATTACAATCAGGGTCTTTATGATAATGCAGAAGCAGAGCTAACAAAAGCACTTCAAATAAATCCTAAGTATGCTCGAGCAATATTTTATCTAGGCCTTGCTAGAATTTTAAAAGGGCAACCTGAGGGACTTAATGATATAAAAAGCGCTGTAAGACTTGAACCGGCTTATTGTGATGAAAGGTATCGTGAGGCGCTCGAACTCTACAATCATGGCAAACACAATCGAGCAATCCAGCTACTTGAGGAAGTTGCAAAAACTGATATAGACGAGATAGAGTACCATCTTGAGAAGGGCCTTGCACTGATGAATAAGCAAATGTATCTGGAAGCTGCAGATGCTTTCCTTCAAGCAATTTCAATCTGTCCCCAATATGCAGATTTGAGAAACTATCTGGGAATATGTTACTTAAAGCAAGGTTTGGCAGACTTAGCGATTGTGCAGTTCCGGAAGGCACTTGATATCAATCCTCGCTTTATTGGCGCTAGGTTAAATCTCGCAGCTGCCTACGATGCTGTTGGCGATAGGGACCTGTGTATATCGGAGCTTGAAAATGTTCTGGCAATAGACCCTGAAAATCCTGAAGCTGAGCGCCGTATTGCCAAGCTAAAAGGCTGCGCTAAAGCATAA
- a CDS encoding M28 family peptidase, which translates to MRKSYSVHLNLLLLAFSLIAVGITGCSAQSTASQFDANRAFSYLKKQCEFGPRPVGTEAHEKVKAYLLEELKKSADSVQTQDFEHTRSEKTYKLSNIIARFGKQDRPAVLLCAHWDTRPTADQEIEPTQRNKPILGANDGASGVAVLLELARLFAKKLPPVPVMIVLFDGEDFGPTSEHMFLGSRHFAKNVRKTTIRYGILLDMVGDKELTIYRERNSNERARWVVDKVWSTASKLNFNKVFSNQVKYTIIDDHVPLIDAGIPCIDVIDFDYAYWHTLQDTVDKCSPDSLRIVGETIASVVYSEPPD; encoded by the coding sequence ATGAGGAAATCGTATTCCGTTCATCTCAATCTTCTCCTGCTAGCCTTCTCACTAATTGCAGTAGGGATTACTGGTTGTTCAGCTCAGAGCACGGCGTCTCAATTTGATGCAAACAGAGCATTTTCCTACTTGAAAAAACAGTGTGAATTCGGTCCAAGGCCTGTTGGCACGGAAGCACATGAAAAAGTAAAGGCCTATCTGCTAGAAGAGCTCAAAAAGAGTGCAGATTCAGTTCAAACCCAAGACTTCGAACATACTCGCTCAGAGAAAACTTACAAGCTTTCAAATATCATCGCTCGTTTTGGAAAGCAAGATCGACCAGCGGTTCTACTTTGCGCTCACTGGGATACTCGCCCCACTGCCGACCAGGAAATTGAACCTACTCAACGAAATAAACCAATTCTAGGAGCAAATGATGGTGCGTCTGGAGTTGCAGTCCTCCTTGAATTAGCTAGGCTTTTTGCTAAAAAGCTTCCTCCCGTCCCTGTGATGATTGTACTTTTCGATGGCGAGGACTTTGGTCCTACTTCTGAGCATATGTTTCTAGGCTCACGCCATTTTGCAAAAAATGTTCGGAAAACAACAATACGCTATGGTATATTGCTTGATATGGTTGGGGATAAGGAATTGACAATTTACCGTGAGAGAAACTCCAATGAGCGAGCCAGGTGGGTGGTTGATAAAGTCTGGTCAACAGCTAGTAAACTCAATTTTAATAAAGTGTTCTCCAACCAAGTAAAATACACCATAATAGACGACCATGTTCCTTTAATTGATGCGGGCATACCTTGTATAGACGTAATTGACTTCGATTATGCTTATTGGCACACACTGCAGGATACAGTGGATAAGTGTAGCCCCGATTCGCTAAGAATTGTTGGTGAGACAATCGCTTCTGTTGTATATTCTGAGCCTCCAGACTAG
- a CDS encoding TolC family protein: MRLVFLILMTQVLTCLRIFGEEVRSITIQDAVNLAVSQNPAVRAARNELEAARWRIDIAKSAKYPQVLMSAQYLHTDALGTFTIPSLGPNIPLRTISIGAADNTIGILRVQQALYTAGRIPAQIKRAVALYDVALGRLAAVQAQIVLEAKEAYYNVLLSESLVRSAEQNLVAAKQHLEVATAKFEAGSAPRFDVIRAKTQVSEAEQNLTQARNQAQLARITLNKVLGAPLNQVFNLSEPKPPSPPAKDISSLIETALSQRPEVLIAKAQIAAAEAGVRAAKADERPQLGLDADYQVVSNENPGQASGFTLAAVLTKEIFDGGRIKAAISEAKAMLDEARSRFEQTKFEVELEIRQSYLNLETAQKTLETAKARLAQAEEAYEIAQVRYDAGVGTAVEIADALAALAAARTNLDQANYDYNIAYAKLQKALGNPSGA; this comes from the coding sequence ATGCGCTTGGTTTTTCTTATTCTTATGACTCAAGTTCTCACCTGCTTGCGTATTTTTGGCGAAGAGGTACGGTCTATTACTATTCAAGATGCGGTGAATTTGGCAGTATCGCAGAATCCTGCAGTAAGAGCCGCACGAAATGAACTAGAAGCCGCCAGGTGGCGCATTGATATAGCTAAGTCGGCGAAATATCCCCAAGTTTTGATGAGCGCTCAATATCTCCATACCGATGCCCTTGGAACTTTTACAATTCCGTCACTTGGTCCCAATATTCCGCTTAGAACTATTTCTATCGGAGCCGCAGACAACACAATTGGTATTCTTCGCGTCCAGCAAGCACTTTATACAGCGGGGCGTATACCGGCTCAAATAAAACGAGCTGTTGCATTATATGATGTTGCTTTGGGCAGACTAGCGGCCGTTCAGGCACAAATTGTTCTCGAAGCAAAGGAAGCATATTACAATGTTCTATTAAGTGAAAGTTTGGTTCGCAGTGCAGAGCAAAACCTTGTAGCAGCTAAACAACACCTTGAAGTTGCCACCGCCAAATTTGAAGCTGGCTCAGCACCAAGGTTTGATGTCATCAGAGCAAAAACCCAGGTTTCAGAGGCTGAACAGAACCTTACCCAAGCGAGAAATCAGGCTCAACTTGCAAGGATTACGCTGAATAAAGTCCTCGGAGCCCCACTGAATCAAGTTTTCAACCTGTCTGAACCCAAACCTCCCTCACCTCCAGCCAAAGATATATCGTCGCTAATTGAAACTGCATTATCGCAGAGACCAGAGGTACTCATAGCAAAAGCTCAAATTGCGGCTGCCGAAGCTGGAGTTCGAGCAGCCAAAGCAGACGAGCGCCCACAACTTGGATTGGATGCTGATTATCAGGTGGTGTCCAATGAAAACCCGGGTCAGGCAAGCGGTTTTACTTTGGCTGCAGTTTTAACTAAAGAGATATTCGATGGTGGCCGAATCAAAGCAGCAATTTCAGAGGCAAAAGCTATGCTTGACGAAGCACGTTCACGATTTGAGCAGACAAAATTTGAAGTTGAGCTGGAGATAAGGCAGTCGTATTTAAATCTTGAAACAGCACAAAAAACTCTTGAGACTGCCAAAGCCCGACTTGCTCAAGCAGAGGAAGCATATGAGATTGCGCAGGTAAGGTACGATGCAGGTGTAGGCACTGCCGTAGAAATTGCTGATGCACTGGCTGCATTGGCGGCGGCGCGAACTAACCTTGACCAAGCGAATTATGACTACAACATCGCATATGCAAAATTACAAAAAGCGCTTGGAAATCCTTCAGGCGCATAA
- the prfB gene encoding peptide chain release factor 2 (programmed frameshift) produces the protein MVIEIQKEVDALKEQIDELRRHLELADRQDEIRRLEAQTAEAGFWDDQDKAQQVLKKIARLKQAVEPWLALDKRIEDLQAFIELAAEEQDDNEELLKEINAELETIRSQFSELELTTFLSGEHDASDAIMEINAGAGGTESCDWVEMLLRMYLRWAERKGYTSEIVDSVEGEVAGLKNVTVIISGLNAYGYLKAEKGVHRLVRISPFDANKRRHTSFASVDVIPKLDENTEVEINPDDIRIDTFRASSAGGQHVNKTDSAVRITHIPTGIVVTCQNERSQHQNREMAMNILKARLLDLERQETEKKLAQLRGELRSIEWGNQIRSYVFQPYQMVKDHRTGVETANINAVMDGEIDLFIRAGLRWLASSEN, from the exons ATGGTAATCGAGATTCAAAAGGAAGTTGATGCTCTAAAAGAGCAGATTGATGAACTCAGGAGGCATCTT GAACTTGCTGACAGGCAAGATGAGATAAGAAGACTCGAAGCGCAAACTGCTGAGGCCGGGTTCTGGGACGACCAGGATAAGGCGCAGCAGGTGTTGAAGAAAATTGCGCGTCTAAAGCAAGCGGTTGAGCCGTGGCTAGCATTGGATAAAAGAATTGAGGATCTCCAGGCATTTATAGAATTAGCGGCTGAGGAACAAGACGACAACGAAGAATTGCTGAAGGAAATCAACGCAGAGCTCGAAACAATACGCAGTCAATTCTCTGAGCTTGAGCTAACAACCTTTCTCAGTGGCGAGCACGACGCAAGCGATGCCATTATGGAGATAAACGCTGGCGCAGGCGGAACTGAGTCTTGTGATTGGGTTGAAATGCTCCTTCGCATGTACCTGCGATGGGCAGAGCGGAAAGGATACACTTCAGAAATTGTAGATTCAGTAGAGGGTGAAGTTGCCGGACTGAAGAATGTCACCGTTATTATTAGTGGCTTGAATGCCTACGGTTACTTGAAGGCTGAAAAGGGCGTACACCGTCTTGTCCGCATATCGCCATTTGATGCAAACAAGCGAAGACATACTTCTTTTGCTTCGGTGGATGTTATCCCCAAACTTGATGAAAACACCGAAGTTGAGATTAACCCGGATGATATTCGAATTGACACATTTCGAGCTAGCAGCGCTGGAGGACAGCACGTCAACAAGACAGATTCGGCAGTGCGAATAACACATATACCTACAGGCATTGTCGTAACTTGCCAGAATGAGCGCTCACAGCATCAGAACCGCGAAATGGCAATGAACATATTGAAGGCTCGCCTCCTTGATTTGGAGCGCCAGGAGACCGAGAAAAAGCTGGCTCAACTCAGGGGTGAATTGCGTTCCATCGAGTGGGGCAACCAAATTCGCTCGTATGTTTTCCAGCCATATCAAATGGTCAAGGACCATAGAACCGGCGTTGAAACAGCGAATATTAACGCTGTTATGGATGGGGAAATCGACTTGTTTATTCGAGCTGGGCTAAGGTGGCTTGCTTCCAGTGAAAATTAA
- a CDS encoding BNR repeat-containing protein, whose protein sequence is MISNNSIIYIQAVLILVLAFSTSSGKSAQVKETCIEIAPVWSGHPVGFSLLSCPERQYVAFYNPDRQLTVGCRKYSETTWHFVKLPETVGWDSHNYITMAMDDNGCIHLCANMHCSPLVYFRTTKPGDIDSFERIPSMVGRDETKCTYPSFFRGPRGEFLFTYRFGSSGNGDQYFNIYDHKTKTWKRLMDAPLTSGEGKMNAYFTGLRLYEDGYYHTAWVWRDEPDCSTNHDLSYARSKDLIHWETSDGKALKLPITLSTAEIVDPVPVKGGLLNGGVAIGLDSKKRLVISYLKFDEHGYNQVYNARREANGWKIYKTSSWEYRWEFSGTGSIPFEIRIGPIVVEKDGKLSQSYSHVKYGNGKWILDEENFRILEDIRATPVPKSDTSKDSTRMLEPRYANDLGSSGERGVRYQLRWETLSLNRDRPRDYHPSPSMLKLCRIESVPIDK, encoded by the coding sequence ATGATTTCAAACAACAGCATTATTTACATCCAAGCAGTATTGATATTAGTATTAGCTTTCTCAACATCGTCAGGAAAATCTGCACAAGTAAAAGAAACGTGTATAGAAATTGCACCTGTATGGTCAGGACATCCTGTAGGCTTTTCGTTACTAAGTTGCCCAGAAAGACAATATGTCGCTTTCTACAACCCCGATAGACAATTGACCGTTGGCTGCCGAAAATATTCTGAGACGACATGGCATTTCGTGAAACTTCCTGAGACCGTCGGTTGGGATAGCCATAACTATATAACAATGGCTATGGATGACAATGGTTGCATACACCTATGTGCAAATATGCACTGCAGTCCTTTAGTTTATTTCCGCACAACAAAGCCAGGAGATATTGACAGCTTCGAGAGAATTCCTTCGATGGTTGGGCGAGATGAAACAAAATGTACCTACCCGTCATTTTTCAGAGGACCCCGTGGCGAATTCTTATTTACCTATCGCTTTGGAAGCTCTGGAAATGGCGACCAATATTTCAACATTTATGATCACAAGACAAAAACCTGGAAACGGCTAATGGATGCTCCCCTAACTTCAGGTGAGGGAAAAATGAATGCTTATTTCACAGGGTTGCGCTTATATGAAGATGGTTACTACCACACAGCATGGGTTTGGAGGGATGAGCCAGACTGTTCAACTAATCATGACCTTTCTTATGCAAGGTCGAAAGATTTAATCCACTGGGAAACGAGCGATGGCAAGGCCCTTAAGCTACCAATCACCTTGTCGACAGCCGAGATAGTTGACCCAGTACCTGTTAAGGGCGGCTTACTCAATGGGGGTGTGGCAATAGGCTTGGACTCAAAGAAACGCTTGGTTATAAGTTATCTTAAATTCGATGAACACGGATACAACCAAGTTTATAACGCCCGTCGTGAAGCAAATGGTTGGAAAATATATAAAACCAGTTCTTGGGAATATCGCTGGGAGTTCTCAGGCACTGGCTCGATTCCTTTTGAAATAAGGATAGGGCCAATTGTTGTAGAAAAGGACGGAAAGTTAAGCCAATCCTACAGCCATGTTAAATATGGAAATGGAAAATGGATACTAGACGAAGAAAATTTCCGCATATTGGAAGACATTCGCGCCACACCCGTGCCCAAAAGCGATACCTCTAAAGACTCAACCCGTATGTTAGAACCCCGATATGCTAATGATTTAGGTTCCAGCGGCGAACGCGGCGTGCGATACCAACTTAGATGGGAAACACTTAGCCTTAACCGTGACCGGCCTCGCGACTATCACCCTTCGCCTTCTATGCTTAAGCTATGTCGAATTGAAAGCGTACCAATAGATAAATAG
- a CDS encoding 5'-nucleotidase, with amino-acid sequence MKIKTASCRLGFYYNMRSRIVTVVLFILTLTTQLPAAIDCQSPLSSVNCQIEETELGDLVSDALKDAMNVQIAFFPAGALRELTIPKGKVEPKQVIECLQYPNDRVAVLELTGKEVVNALERSVSVFPRKNLGFLQVGGLSFTFTPNSPKGSRVSGVKIGGSAIDLKKKYTVATTEPLAKGGYGYFTIWGSVNIKEIGKITTKEAVEKFLKKMQTVDYSKKDRIRVMKAQ; translated from the coding sequence GTGAAAATTAAAACCGCTAGTTGCCGCCTGGGTTTTTATTACAACATGCGCTCTAGAATTGTTACTGTTGTTCTATTTATATTGACTCTGACGACTCAATTACCAGCCGCCATCGATTGCCAATCTCCCCTAAGTTCTGTTAATTGTCAGATAGAAGAAACCGAACTCGGGGACCTTGTGTCTGATGCCCTCAAAGATGCAATGAATGTGCAAATTGCTTTTTTCCCCGCTGGTGCGCTTCGCGAACTTACCATTCCAAAGGGAAAAGTTGAACCTAAACAAGTTATTGAGTGCCTTCAATATCCTAATGACCGCGTAGCAGTTTTGGAGCTTACTGGCAAGGAAGTTGTAAATGCATTGGAAAGAAGCGTTTCGGTATTTCCTAGAAAAAACCTTGGTTTCTTGCAGGTCGGCGGCCTTAGTTTTACTTTCACTCCTAATTCCCCTAAGGGTTCTCGAGTTTCTGGTGTGAAAATTGGTGGTTCTGCCATCGATTTGAAAAAGAAATATACTGTTGCTACTACTGAGCCTTTAGCCAAAGGTGGTTATGGGTATTTTACAATCTGGGGTAGTGTTAATATAAAGGAAATTGGCAAAATTACCACAAAAGAAGCTGTGGAGAAATTTTTGAAAAAAATGCAAACTGTTGACTATTCCAAAAAAGACCGTATTAGAGTCATGAAAGCACAGTAA